In Salisediminibacterium beveridgei, one DNA window encodes the following:
- a CDS encoding TetR/AcrR family transcriptional regulator, with amino-acid sequence MTADGKTKILDAARRVISQHGSKRATLRSIAEEAGMSTGAIYHYYRNKNEVLYDVLDESLSDSTRIAKEVGKQDVDKDKLTKEIIKRTEERLRKDAENRLQHQFAHEVLSGNKDLQIKLHEKYTEWNEGIEEILKNLYGLEDPRLNKALSSWLLGAVDGVVLQILLEVNDNEVEDMMAIFELLLEDGLPHFIELLNEKKG; translated from the coding sequence ATGACAGCAGACGGCAAAACAAAAATACTAGACGCTGCTAGGAGAGTGATCAGCCAGCATGGTTCCAAACGGGCGACGCTCAGATCCATTGCAGAAGAAGCGGGTATGAGCACAGGGGCAATTTACCATTACTACAGAAATAAAAATGAAGTGCTGTATGATGTGCTTGATGAGAGCCTTTCGGATTCAACCCGAATTGCAAAAGAGGTTGGAAAACAAGATGTCGATAAAGACAAACTGACCAAAGAGATCATTAAAAGAACCGAAGAGAGATTAAGAAAAGATGCGGAAAATCGTTTGCAACACCAATTTGCCCATGAAGTCTTGTCGGGCAATAAAGATTTGCAAATTAAACTTCATGAAAAATACACGGAGTGGAATGAGGGGATTGAAGAGATCCTCAAAAATCTCTATGGGCTGGAAGATCCGAGATTGAATAAAGCCCTGTCTTCCTGGTTACTGGGAGCAGTAGATGGGGTTGTTTTACAAATTTTATTAGAAGTGAATGATAACGAAGTTGAAGACATGATGGCGATTTTTGAACTATTGTTAGAAGATGGGTTACCCCATTTTATTGAACTGCTTAATGAAAAAAAGGGCTAA
- a CDS encoding aldose epimerase family protein, protein MYLENERLKVEIQTPGSFYNGPRFDWTGFISQITLDDAVRYCVPERLEEGKGTGGHGLCNEFGLDKPIGYDEIEVGELFPKIGTGLLKKDQNEAYDIFHPYPVTPAKINAEEKEDALIFDVSDASPDGYGYHLNKAITLEDNRLIISYKLTNTGTKPISTNEYSHNFIGINDRELSEGYQLTIPGLKNIDVVVGSILKTGDRITFPVTPDDDVYAGIEWSAHTGSYNWDVYHTEVGAGVRERSVFEPAKMALWGHTHVVCPEVFIDIELAVNETKSWQRVYEFYQKTEG, encoded by the coding sequence ATGTACTTGGAAAACGAACGCTTGAAAGTGGAGATTCAAACACCAGGCAGTTTTTACAACGGCCCACGATTTGACTGGACCGGTTTCATCAGTCAAATCACCTTGGATGACGCTGTTCGCTATTGCGTGCCGGAGCGGCTTGAAGAGGGAAAAGGGACCGGCGGGCACGGCTTATGTAATGAATTCGGTCTTGATAAGCCGATCGGCTACGATGAGATCGAAGTGGGGGAGCTGTTCCCTAAAATCGGGACCGGGCTGTTAAAGAAAGATCAGAACGAAGCTTATGACATTTTCCACCCTTACCCGGTGACACCAGCGAAAATAAACGCAGAGGAAAAAGAAGATGCATTGATCTTTGACGTGAGCGATGCCAGTCCGGATGGCTACGGGTATCATCTGAACAAAGCCATTACCCTGGAGGATAACCGGCTCATCATCAGCTACAAGCTGACGAATACAGGGACAAAACCCATCTCTACAAATGAATATTCCCATAATTTTATCGGGATCAATGACCGGGAGTTGAGTGAGGGGTATCAATTGACGATCCCGGGTTTGAAGAACATCGACGTCGTGGTCGGGTCCATTTTGAAAACAGGGGACCGGATAACGTTTCCGGTAACACCGGATGATGACGTGTATGCAGGGATTGAATGGAGTGCTCACACGGGCTCTTATAACTGGGATGTGTACCACACAGAAGTGGGCGCGGGCGTTCGGGAACGATCCGTCTTTGAGCCTGCCAAGATGGCTTTATGGGGACACACTCATGTGGTTTGCCCGGAAGTGTTCATTGATATTGAATTAGCAGTCAATGAGACGAAATCATGGCAGCGGGTTTACGAATTTTATCAGAAGACGGAAGGCTAA
- a CDS encoding DUF6608 family protein: protein MKNALILICIVYTLLTVLSSSYALMVGVTSDTHFHLLARFMVTAVGIGSILLFNLFPEWKLWKRFVMHYTVTMGLIWGLVWFSGFFTELHPNAYRDIFLNFTPVYLLIAAGFLIREHFKNRKITA from the coding sequence TTGAAAAACGCCTTGATTCTCATCTGCATTGTATACACATTGCTGACTGTACTCAGTTCCAGTTACGCGTTAATGGTTGGAGTCACTTCGGATACGCATTTCCACTTGCTGGCCCGTTTTATGGTCACGGCTGTTGGTATTGGCAGCATTCTTCTGTTTAACTTGTTCCCTGAATGGAAATTATGGAAAAGGTTCGTCATGCATTACACCGTAACGATGGGACTCATTTGGGGGCTGGTATGGTTCAGCGGTTTTTTCACAGAGCTTCATCCCAATGCATACCGGGACATTTTTTTGAACTTCACCCCGGTTTATCTGTTGATTGCAGCCGGCTTTTTGATCAGGGAGCACTTTAAAAACAGGAAAATAACTGCATGA
- a CDS encoding UbiA family prenyltransferase, translating into MTQRSKDDVYQFLQRAEVGAVGTSNMGKPRQRMMHFAVDEDLTLYLTSMKGDPKVIQWANIPETAILIHQGDTFMEMEECEVIGRAEVVRDESEREKATELLRPRSPIVAQFYDMGAVDRLEFIKVSPYTVKYRYVPEILQGEKPTVFEFKEQQEKNTDKEDLKSRLRAWKEAVRPLSLTAALIPVLLGGAIAYSLTEVFFWGLFLLTLFGGLMIQAGTNMYNDFKDAERDAENTSGIRPFTGGSKMIQLGLISKADMGFFAILTIGIAAAIGIYLTVSAGAGLIPIILYGLLAGLFYTNSEGRFSFINAMPGLAEFFIATTYGVAMTLGAFYVQTGFYALEPLLISLPVSLLITAVLVINQFPDADADQDTEKKTLIVRIGKQKGRDVLAALFATALILIILLPFVSALPLAIYLGLLSIPFMVQAVRYTFKYYASQATDLIPGNAHTAIHHLFTGLLLVLGVLATAVDLWIIGLLFIASLLFIFWVWRYIERQRKVMSGFKQAFTAPSK; encoded by the coding sequence ATGACGCAACGATCAAAAGACGACGTGTATCAGTTTTTGCAGCGTGCAGAGGTTGGTGCAGTCGGAACTTCGAATATGGGGAAACCGCGGCAGCGGATGATGCACTTTGCCGTCGATGAGGATCTGACATTGTATCTGACCAGTATGAAAGGCGACCCGAAAGTCATCCAGTGGGCAAACATACCGGAAACGGCGATCCTGATTCATCAGGGTGACACCTTTATGGAAATGGAGGAATGTGAGGTCATCGGGCGTGCCGAAGTGGTCCGGGATGAATCCGAAAGGGAAAAAGCAACTGAACTCCTCAGACCCCGTTCACCCATCGTCGCCCAGTTTTATGACATGGGTGCCGTCGACCGCCTGGAATTCATCAAGGTCTCGCCCTACACGGTAAAATACCGCTACGTACCGGAAATCCTGCAAGGCGAAAAACCAACGGTCTTCGAATTCAAAGAGCAGCAGGAGAAAAACACCGATAAAGAAGACTTGAAATCCAGACTCCGAGCCTGGAAAGAGGCTGTCCGTCCCCTGTCACTCACCGCTGCATTGATTCCGGTATTGTTGGGCGGTGCGATTGCCTACAGTCTGACCGAGGTCTTTTTCTGGGGATTATTCCTGTTAACGTTATTCGGTGGACTGATGATTCAAGCGGGAACCAATATGTATAATGATTTCAAAGATGCCGAAAGAGATGCGGAAAACACCTCCGGGATCCGGCCCTTTACCGGCGGTTCAAAAATGATCCAGTTAGGACTGATTTCAAAAGCCGATATGGGCTTTTTCGCCATCCTGACGATCGGGATCGCTGCAGCGATCGGGATCTATCTTACCGTAAGTGCAGGGGCAGGTTTAATACCGATCATTCTCTATGGTCTGTTGGCCGGTCTCTTCTATACGAACAGTGAAGGGCGGTTTTCATTCATCAATGCCATGCCGGGTCTTGCCGAATTTTTCATCGCCACCACATACGGTGTCGCCATGACCCTCGGTGCCTTTTATGTCCAGACGGGCTTTTACGCGCTGGAACCCTTACTGATTTCATTGCCTGTGTCGTTACTGATCACAGCAGTCCTTGTGATCAATCAGTTCCCTGATGCAGACGCCGATCAGGATACGGAGAAAAAGACGCTTATCGTCAGAATCGGCAAACAAAAAGGCAGAGACGTGCTGGCCGCTCTCTTCGCCACTGCCCTGATCCTGATCATTCTGCTCCCATTCGTATCCGCTCTGCCGCTCGCGATCTATCTGGGCCTCCTGTCAATTCCATTTATGGTCCAGGCGGTCCGGTATACGTTTAAATATTATGCCTCGCAGGCAACCGACCTGATTCCAGGGAACGCCCATACCGCCATTCATCATTTATTTACCGGGTTACTGCTCGTCCTCGGCGTGTTGGCAACGGCCGTGGATCTGTGGATCATCGGTTTATTATTCATCGCGTCCCTTCTGTTCATTTTCTGGGTGTGGCGCTATATCGAACGGCAACGAAAAGTTATGTCCGGATTTAAGCAGGCTTTCACTGCACCTTCTAAATAA
- a CDS encoding alpha/beta hydrolase: protein MRTSLFTFSDGYTVPYYEWESPDQADVVVLGIHGITPDLDEWMKLAGHVTESGPVDVHLPVLRGYKPNKKNRGDIPLQEQYDQDLSEMITELNQEYERVIVMGHSAGCGNVMRLLNRQTDAFEPLLLAPFIHPEMKVFREQEKTENDPSYKIFNARAVAAHTLTRFRLRFAERIPVVRIPLREQPLYTDSEIHPFTLSYRLMMGRFLDPAYSKPLFSKHTIPIIIGEHDEVIDAEKLTKYVSEVDQDQITVIPGADHNSIFHDQASLAEIIQLLSELRSENHVDQFSQ from the coding sequence ATGCGGACTTCATTATTTACGTTTTCAGATGGGTATACCGTTCCCTATTACGAATGGGAGAGTCCGGATCAGGCGGACGTTGTCGTATTAGGGATCCACGGGATCACGCCGGATCTCGATGAGTGGATGAAGCTCGCAGGTCATGTGACGGAGAGCGGGCCTGTGGATGTTCACTTGCCTGTACTGAGAGGTTATAAACCGAACAAGAAAAACAGAGGAGATATTCCGCTTCAAGAGCAGTATGATCAGGACTTATCGGAAATGATCACTGAGCTGAACCAGGAATACGAACGGGTCATCGTGATGGGGCACTCCGCAGGCTGCGGGAATGTCATGCGTTTACTGAACCGGCAAACCGACGCCTTTGAGCCGCTCTTACTGGCACCGTTCATTCACCCGGAGATGAAGGTGTTCCGTGAGCAGGAGAAAACAGAGAATGATCCGTCCTATAAAATCTTCAATGCCCGGGCTGTTGCGGCGCATACCCTGACCCGTTTTAGATTGAGATTTGCAGAGAGGATCCCTGTGGTCAGGATTCCGCTGCGGGAACAGCCATTGTATACGGACTCCGAGATTCATCCGTTCACGTTAAGCTACCGGCTGATGATGGGGCGGTTTCTCGATCCGGCTTACAGCAAGCCGCTCTTTTCAAAACACACAATTCCAATCATCATTGGTGAGCATGACGAAGTGATCGATGCAGAGAAACTGACGAAGTATGTCAGTGAAGTTGATCAAGACCAGATCACAGTGATTCCAGGAGCCGATCACAATTCCATTTTTCACGATCAGGCAAGCCTTGCAGAAATCATTCAACTGCTTTCGGAGCTGAGGAGCGAAAATCATGTTGATCAATTCTCACAATAA
- a CDS encoding PH domain-containing protein has protein sequence MQASMNDIRQHLDPDDEVIACIRCSIKIFIYNFNPRPGLLAATKQQLIFIGDRLPGETIKETFDYEDIEEFSRRRRLFTHILVLRHQHDITKFCRMTTGSVDLLIDTVQSRMS, from the coding sequence ATGCAAGCATCGATGAATGACATTCGCCAACATCTTGATCCGGACGATGAAGTTATCGCCTGTATCCGATGTTCCATCAAAATCTTCATTTATAACTTTAACCCAAGACCTGGACTGCTTGCTGCAACAAAACAGCAGCTGATTTTTATTGGAGATCGATTGCCAGGTGAAACGATCAAGGAAACCTTTGACTATGAAGACATTGAAGAATTCTCACGCAGAAGAAGGCTTTTTACGCACATTCTTGTGTTAAGACACCAACATGACATCACGAAATTCTGCCGAATGACCACTGGCTCTGTAGACCTCCTGATCGATACGGTTCAGAGCAGAATGTCCTGA
- a CDS encoding helix-turn-helix transcriptional regulator — translation MNRVKKFRKKANITQMGLAKEVGVARQTINLIENDKYNPSLSLCIALAKALDTDLNTLFWEEDDV, via the coding sequence TTGAACAGGGTAAAAAAATTCAGAAAAAAGGCGAACATCACGCAAATGGGTCTGGCGAAAGAGGTCGGTGTTGCCAGGCAAACCATCAACCTGATTGAAAATGACAAATATAATCCGTCCCTTTCACTCTGCATTGCGTTAGCAAAAGCACTGGATACGGATTTAAACACACTATTCTGGGAGGAGGATGACGTATGA
- a CDS encoding DUF3278 domain-containing protein, with translation MKDKILNQMVGAMDERDEYQKQEIHKEMAMSGIILWYLSMALMLFMIVWDTMQQVFTFYPILLFVINMVYAVYMIVAVKNKQLDESDCATWDEFEEKKKKLKSSAIKGGIVWVLFMLIVMEYMLPVLGGNEVSLSIGSFVIWGVAGAVFSILYYGFSKSRLNKPIEEEV, from the coding sequence ATGAAAGACAAAATACTGAATCAGATGGTCGGAGCAATGGATGAACGGGATGAATACCAGAAGCAGGAGATTCATAAGGAGATGGCGATGTCAGGCATCATTCTATGGTATCTCTCGATGGCGCTCATGCTGTTTATGATCGTCTGGGACACGATGCAGCAAGTGTTCACCTTTTATCCGATCTTGCTGTTCGTCATTAATATGGTTTATGCGGTATACATGATCGTGGCAGTGAAGAATAAGCAACTGGATGAGTCCGACTGCGCCACGTGGGATGAGTTTGAAGAGAAGAAGAAAAAGCTGAAGTCTTCGGCAATCAAAGGCGGCATTGTCTGGGTTTTGTTTATGCTCATCGTGATGGAGTATATGTTACCTGTACTCGGAGGCAATGAGGTCAGTCTATCGATCGGAAGCTTTGTCATATGGGGAGTTGCCGGTGCGGTGTTTTCAATACTCTATTACGGATTTTCAAAATCCCGCTTGAACAAACCGATTGAAGAAGAGGTTTGA
- the rpsD gene encoding 30S ribosomal protein S4, producing MARYTGPSWKLSRRLGISLTGTGKELSKRPYGPGQHGPNARRKVSEYGLQLQEKQKLRHMYGMNERQFNTLFVAAGKLPGIHGENFMILLESRLDNLVYRMGLARTRRQSRQLVNHGHVTVDGSRVDIPSYRVAPGQTISLREKSRNLDVVKTALDVNDFLPSYLEFDADKLEGKYTRYPERSELPAEINEQLIVEWYSR from the coding sequence ATGGCTCGTTACACAGGACCAAGTTGGAAACTGTCCCGTCGATTGGGAATCTCTCTGACTGGAACAGGCAAAGAATTATCAAAACGTCCTTATGGACCAGGGCAACACGGCCCGAATGCACGTCGCAAAGTATCTGAATACGGACTGCAGCTTCAGGAAAAGCAAAAGCTTCGTCACATGTACGGCATGAACGAACGCCAGTTCAACACACTATTTGTCGCAGCTGGTAAGCTTCCTGGTATTCACGGTGAGAACTTCATGATTCTTCTTGAATCTCGTCTTGATAACCTCGTTTACCGTATGGGCCTCGCCCGCACGCGGCGTCAATCCCGTCAGCTTGTGAACCACGGTCACGTGACTGTGGACGGCTCACGCGTAGACATTCCGTCTTACCGCGTAGCACCAGGACAGACGATTTCTCTTCGCGAGAAGTCCCGTAACCTCGATGTTGTGAAAACAGCACTCGATGTGAACGACTTCCTGCCAAGCTACCTGGAGTTCGATGCAGACAAGCTTGAAGGTAAGTACACGCGCTACCCTGAACGTTCTGAGCTTCCTGCTGAGATCAATGAGCAGCTCATCGTTGAGTGGTACTCACGTTAA
- a CDS encoding GGDEF domain-containing protein: protein MLAGSINRYTYDVMHQLLVQKAENVSWAGETRLYLSDGKEPLCDFVPFSGEEGVVLDSIPIEGAEDLFVHCEVKNTEVSSAVIQAYLQGIATGFSLIHDRDRSNEETELKNSSQDILFRANRQFHHSNHVHEVLKVITDALTEMMPDTDIELHLVNDWGVKGISGITMMDLRHDQDDLAKNVYVNGLNQHVQDESGGKDLFYSPLPGRQGVYGVMKVSPRFDVPFDPAELAFMEAIAELGGNAIESTHLYEQSRKHIKDLQLISETTKALNESLKVSEILQLLRTKLTAAFGADEALFVMTDAKWQLDFDLDYSKRRQQLLDNPAIQAVTAEIRATQHEKFIADWEMAEKSAPFGSLVGVPMMHQQDMIGVVLLMGRERSCFSYDQFRLLQSLVQHSTMAFVNAMLHEEMQKVMITDYLTGLNTREYMDAEIRRAMQRDYRGVFLLFDVDHFKQVNDVYGHSIGDDVLIQVAELVKQLPADFESIAVRWGGEELAVYLINARLSDGVKLAETIRREVQRLTKPEVTVSCGVSCWSYESQQQPKLKDLFNQADDAMYRAKASGKNTVKQYR from the coding sequence ATGCTTGCAGGGTCTATAAATCGTTATACATATGATGTCATGCATCAATTGCTTGTTCAAAAAGCAGAGAATGTTTCCTGGGCCGGTGAAACCCGGCTCTATTTGTCTGATGGAAAAGAGCCCCTTTGTGATTTTGTTCCTTTTTCCGGTGAAGAAGGCGTTGTTTTGGACTCGATCCCTATTGAAGGGGCAGAAGATCTGTTTGTTCATTGTGAAGTGAAAAACACAGAAGTGAGCAGCGCGGTCATTCAAGCGTATCTTCAAGGAATTGCAACGGGTTTTTCTCTCATTCACGACCGTGATCGGTCAAATGAGGAAACAGAGTTAAAAAACAGCAGTCAGGACATTCTTTTTCGGGCGAATCGGCAATTCCACCACTCCAATCATGTCCATGAAGTGTTGAAAGTGATTACGGATGCGTTGACTGAAATGATGCCGGACACGGATATTGAACTTCATCTGGTCAACGATTGGGGCGTTAAAGGGATTTCAGGTATTACGATGATGGATCTTCGTCATGATCAAGATGATTTGGCGAAAAATGTGTACGTCAACGGGCTGAATCAACACGTCCAGGATGAATCGGGCGGGAAGGACTTGTTTTACTCTCCTTTGCCAGGGAGGCAGGGCGTCTATGGAGTAATGAAAGTCTCCCCGCGTTTTGACGTGCCGTTTGATCCGGCAGAACTGGCATTTATGGAAGCCATTGCAGAATTGGGTGGCAATGCGATCGAAAGCACCCATTTATACGAGCAGTCCAGAAAGCATATTAAGGATCTGCAGCTAATAAGCGAGACGACGAAGGCTTTGAACGAGAGTTTAAAAGTCAGCGAAATTCTGCAACTGTTGCGGACGAAATTGACGGCAGCGTTCGGAGCCGACGAAGCACTTTTCGTGATGACCGATGCGAAATGGCAATTGGATTTTGACCTTGATTATTCAAAAAGAAGGCAGCAACTTCTCGATAATCCGGCCATTCAGGCTGTAACTGCGGAAATTCGTGCCACACAACATGAAAAATTCATTGCCGATTGGGAGATGGCTGAAAAATCAGCTCCCTTCGGTTCACTCGTTGGTGTTCCAATGATGCATCAGCAGGACATGATTGGTGTTGTACTGTTGATGGGTCGTGAACGATCATGCTTCAGTTATGATCAGTTTCGCCTGTTGCAATCGTTGGTTCAGCATTCAACGATGGCCTTTGTCAATGCGATGCTTCATGAAGAAATGCAAAAGGTGATGATTACGGACTATTTGACCGGTTTGAACACGAGAGAATATATGGATGCTGAAATCCGGCGGGCCATGCAGCGCGATTACCGGGGCGTGTTTTTGCTTTTCGATGTGGATCATTTCAAGCAAGTCAATGATGTGTACGGTCATTCGATTGGTGACGATGTCCTGATCCAGGTCGCAGAATTAGTCAAACAACTGCCTGCCGACTTTGAGAGCATTGCTGTCCGATGGGGTGGAGAAGAGCTGGCCGTATATCTGATCAATGCCCGTTTATCCGATGGGGTGAAATTGGCGGAGACGATCCGAAGAGAAGTGCAGCGTTTGACCAAGCCTGAAGTAACGGTGTCTTGCGGTGTATCGTGCTGGTCATATGAAAGTCAGCAACAGCCAAAGCTTAAAGATCTCTTCAATCAGGCGGATGACGCCATGTACCGGGCGAAAGCATCCGGTAAAAATACTGTAAAACAGTATCGATAA
- a CDS encoding GAF domain-containing protein, translated as MFEQLTYQGDLTDQYRQLNSQLDALLSDERDPIAHFSNASALLNQFLDDVNWVGFYLMREDELVLGPFQGLPACVRIKPGKGVCGTAVSEVATQRVADVHQFPGHIACDAASNSEIVVPIILQGEVVGVLDIDSPSKNRFTAEDQDGLEAFVKVLEKHLKVSQ; from the coding sequence ATGTTTGAACAATTAACCTATCAGGGAGATCTGACAGACCAATACCGCCAGCTGAACAGCCAGCTCGATGCTCTGTTGAGTGATGAGCGCGACCCCATCGCGCATTTCAGTAACGCCTCTGCGTTATTGAATCAGTTTCTCGATGATGTCAACTGGGTCGGTTTTTACTTAATGAGGGAAGATGAACTCGTCCTGGGTCCGTTTCAAGGCCTGCCCGCCTGTGTCCGGATCAAACCAGGGAAAGGGGTATGCGGCACGGCTGTCAGTGAAGTTGCCACACAGCGGGTCGCGGATGTCCATCAGTTTCCGGGCCATATTGCTTGTGACGCAGCGTCAAACAGTGAGATCGTTGTTCCAATCATCTTACAAGGCGAGGTAGTCGGCGTCCTTGATATTGACAGCCCTTCAAAGAACCGTTTTACCGCAGAGGATCAGGACGGTCTCGAAGCCTTTGTCAAGGTTCTTGAAAAGCACCTGAAGGTATCCCAGTAG
- the hisJ gene encoding histidinol-phosphatase HisJ: MQRKDGHIHSPYCPHGSSDNMEKYVQEAIHQGFEAITFTEHAPLPEGFTDPVPDKDSAMAKDDLSRYFKTLEMLKKAYQDHITIHSGLELDFIEGFEHEIQTFIDAHGHQLDELILSVHFLKLPDGSFICLDFDEASFAAGIEATGSLQSLYRLYYQTVLQSVKNNLHFPCPVSIGHISLVHKFQSHFQRTFSDEDQIRDVLFAIKEKGFRLDVNGAGLVKPLCKETYPPPFAISLAQEKDIPLVYGSDAHSASGIGQGYATIKPLLEGKKG, from the coding sequence ATGCAGAGAAAAGACGGCCATATTCACAGTCCCTATTGTCCCCATGGATCATCCGACAACATGGAAAAATACGTTCAAGAAGCGATTCATCAGGGATTCGAAGCCATCACATTCACTGAACACGCCCCGCTCCCTGAAGGCTTTACAGACCCTGTCCCTGATAAGGACAGCGCGATGGCAAAAGACGACCTGAGCCGGTATTTCAAGACGCTGGAAATGCTCAAAAAGGCGTACCAGGACCACATCACCATTCACTCCGGACTCGAACTTGATTTCATTGAAGGCTTTGAGCACGAGATTCAAACGTTCATCGATGCGCACGGGCACCAGCTGGATGAACTGATCCTCTCCGTTCATTTTTTGAAGTTGCCTGACGGTTCATTCATCTGTCTGGATTTCGACGAAGCTTCCTTTGCGGCAGGAATAGAGGCTACAGGTTCCTTACAATCACTCTACCGCTTGTACTATCAGACCGTCCTTCAGTCCGTTAAAAACAACCTTCATTTCCCCTGTCCTGTCAGCATCGGCCATATCTCCCTTGTGCATAAATTCCAAAGTCACTTCCAGCGCACGTTCAGTGATGAAGACCAGATCCGGGATGTGCTTTTTGCCATCAAAGAAAAAGGGTTCCGTCTCGACGTAAACGGCGCCGGTCTCGTCAAACCGCTTTGCAAGGAAACCTATCCGCCGCCCTTCGCGATTTCGCTTGCCCAAGAGAAAGACATCCCGCTCGTTTACGGCTCCGATGCACATTCTGCTTCAGGTATCGGACAGGGATATGCTACAATCAAGCCATTACTAGAAGGGAAGAAGGGATGA